Proteins found in one Nostoc sp. NIES-3756 genomic segment:
- a CDS encoding lysophospholipid acyltransferase family protein, giving the protein MTTSTSIPGSSLTKRDPQVIESLMPIWEWFYRYYFRVQTDGWHHIPTEGKVLLVGSHNGGMASPDMVMMMYDWFSRFGTQRLVYGLMHSYAWKVSPQIANLAQKVGAITAHPKVASAAFDLGASVLVYPGGQYDMFRPHSQRYKINFAGHRGFIKLALKKEVPIVPVISVGAHDTLIVLGDCYDLVKQLHQWGLPWLYRVDPGVFPIYLGLPWGVSIGPLPNIPLPVQIHTRVCRPIIFEHYGKDAARNHHYVDECYHLVHSQMQQELDNLAQTATSRTNIPRVS; this is encoded by the coding sequence ATGACTACATCTACCTCTATCCCAGGCTCATCCCTAACAAAACGTGATCCCCAGGTGATTGAATCATTAATGCCGATTTGGGAATGGTTTTATCGTTACTACTTTCGAGTTCAAACTGATGGATGGCATCATATCCCAACAGAGGGTAAAGTGCTGCTGGTTGGTTCTCATAATGGTGGTATGGCTTCCCCTGACATGGTAATGATGATGTATGATTGGTTTTCTAGATTTGGCACTCAGCGTTTGGTATATGGACTTATGCACTCCTACGCTTGGAAGGTGAGTCCACAAATAGCCAACTTAGCACAGAAAGTTGGAGCCATTACTGCCCATCCAAAAGTAGCAAGTGCTGCATTTGATCTGGGTGCTAGCGTTCTTGTTTACCCTGGCGGACAATATGATATGTTTCGTCCCCACAGCCAACGCTATAAAATTAATTTTGCAGGTCATCGTGGCTTTATCAAGCTGGCATTAAAAAAAGAAGTTCCCATCGTTCCCGTCATATCAGTGGGCGCTCATGATACGTTGATTGTTTTAGGTGATTGCTACGATTTAGTCAAACAATTGCATCAATGGGGCTTACCCTGGTTATATCGAGTAGACCCAGGAGTTTTTCCCATATATTTAGGTTTACCTTGGGGTGTGTCTATTGGGCCTCTACCAAATATTCCCTTACCTGTGCAAATCCACACTCGTGTGTGTCGTCCAATCATTTTTGAACATTATGGCAAAGATGCAGCTAGAAATCATCACTATGTGGATGAGTGCTATCATTTAGTTCACAGCCAAATGCAACAAGAATTAGACAATTTAGCTCAAACAGCAACAAGCCGAACAAATATACCCAGAGTTTCATAG